From Candidatus Dormiibacterota bacterium, the proteins below share one genomic window:
- a CDS encoding M55 family metallopeptidase — MKLYVSSDMEGVAGVTSWQQVDARTPHPEYAIFRRYYTLEVRAAIDGAREAGVTDVLVNDSHGPMHNLLFDELPSDVRVVFGNRKPYSMAQDADGGFGGAFFVGYHGGAGDADAVLCHTYAPSVIYEARVNGILCSEATLNAGLLGYYGVPVLLVTGDRTTVDGVARQMPWVTGAIVKESIGSFAANSLSPAAARDAIFHAAREAVSRAKGAKPYVFTPPLALDVQLVTAAQADLVASIPSFERTGGRSVRFVHDEFPVLFRAFVAAWRMGGLAS, encoded by the coding sequence GTGAAACTCTACGTGTCGAGCGACATGGAAGGCGTCGCCGGCGTGACCTCCTGGCAGCAGGTCGACGCGCGTACGCCGCATCCTGAGTATGCGATTTTTCGCCGCTACTACACCCTGGAGGTGCGCGCGGCGATCGACGGCGCACGCGAAGCCGGCGTCACCGACGTGCTCGTCAACGATTCACACGGTCCGATGCACAATCTTCTCTTCGACGAGCTCCCCAGCGACGTACGCGTCGTTTTCGGCAATCGCAAGCCGTATTCGATGGCCCAGGACGCGGACGGAGGCTTTGGTGGTGCGTTCTTCGTCGGATACCACGGCGGCGCCGGCGACGCGGACGCGGTGCTCTGCCACACGTACGCGCCGTCGGTGATCTACGAGGCGCGCGTCAACGGCATTCTCTGCAGTGAAGCAACGCTCAACGCCGGGCTGCTCGGCTATTACGGCGTGCCGGTGCTGCTCGTCACCGGCGATCGCACGACCGTCGACGGCGTCGCGCGGCAGATGCCCTGGGTTACGGGAGCGATCGTGAAGGAGTCCATCGGCAGCTTTGCCGCCAACTCGCTCTCGCCGGCAGCGGCGCGCGACGCGATTTTTCATGCGGCCCGCGAAGCCGTCTCTCGCGCGAAGGGCGCGAAACCGTACGTTTTTACGCCGCCGCTCGCGCTCGACGTGCAGCTCGTGACCGCGGCGCAAGCCGACCTCGTTGCATCGATTCCCAGTTTCGAGCGCACCGGCGGCCGCAGCGTGCGTTTCGTGCACGACGAGTTTCCCGTGCTCTTCCGCGCCTTCGTTGCGGCGTGGCGCATGGGAGGGCTCGCGAGCTAA
- a CDS encoding NAD(P)/FAD-dependent oxidoreductase, with product MSGTTPHILILGGGFAGVAVASRLERRLRPAEATVTLVGRENFSLFTPMLPEVCSGALDVRHVVTPIRSQLRRTTFVLADVDALDVRSRTVTYTHMLTGRAETLAYDHVVLALGSATSTFNLPGVAERAFALKTLEDAAVLRNRLVWLLELADSTQDAAALSRLLSVAIVGGGFTGVEAAGEIVELFKSVLRFYPRVPARSVRVVLLEGGSALLPGLPSRMGAYAGRVLAARGVDVRTGDGVARADEDGLVLQSGTRIRTATIVWSAGVRPSPIVAKTPLLQTKRGAVIVGSDLRAAEFPSVWAAGDCAAIPEESGAYYPPTAQHAVREGPRLADNLVAVLRGQPTKPFHFRALGMMASLGARKAVAQLPGNRVLTGFLAWFLWRTYYLFRLPGLDRRLRVAFDWTLDVLFPRDIAELRVYSRRAQSSAAAEAGLTPPDEPAVRL from the coding sequence ATGAGCGGTACGACGCCGCACATTCTCATCCTCGGAGGAGGGTTTGCAGGGGTCGCGGTTGCTTCACGGTTGGAGCGTAGACTGCGTCCTGCGGAAGCAACGGTCACGCTCGTCGGCCGTGAGAACTTCAGCCTCTTCACGCCCATGTTGCCGGAAGTCTGCTCCGGCGCGCTGGACGTGCGGCACGTCGTCACCCCCATCCGTTCCCAACTGCGACGAACGACCTTCGTGCTTGCCGACGTCGATGCGCTCGACGTTCGTTCCCGTACCGTGACGTACACTCACATGCTTACCGGCAGAGCGGAAACGCTTGCGTACGATCACGTCGTTCTCGCGTTGGGATCCGCAACCTCGACGTTCAATCTGCCGGGCGTCGCGGAGCGCGCGTTTGCCTTGAAGACGCTCGAAGACGCTGCCGTGTTGCGCAACCGTCTCGTCTGGTTGCTCGAGCTGGCCGATTCCACGCAGGACGCGGCGGCGCTCTCCCGACTGCTGAGCGTGGCGATCGTCGGAGGAGGCTTCACGGGCGTGGAGGCAGCGGGCGAGATCGTCGAGCTCTTCAAGAGCGTGTTGCGCTTCTACCCGCGCGTACCGGCACGGAGCGTGCGCGTCGTGTTGCTCGAAGGTGGGAGCGCGCTACTCCCAGGGCTTCCGTCGCGTATGGGTGCGTACGCTGGGCGCGTGCTCGCCGCACGCGGGGTCGACGTGCGAACGGGAGACGGCGTGGCGCGGGCCGACGAGGATGGCTTGGTCCTCCAAAGCGGAACGCGGATCCGCACGGCGACGATCGTCTGGAGCGCCGGCGTGAGACCGTCGCCGATCGTCGCGAAGACCCCGCTCCTGCAGACAAAACGCGGGGCGGTCATCGTAGGCTCGGATTTACGCGCGGCGGAGTTTCCCAGCGTGTGGGCTGCAGGCGATTGCGCCGCAATTCCCGAGGAATCGGGCGCGTACTATCCGCCGACTGCACAACATGCCGTACGCGAAGGGCCGCGGCTTGCCGACAATCTTGTCGCAGTGCTGCGCGGGCAACCGACCAAGCCGTTTCACTTTCGCGCGCTCGGAATGATGGCATCGCTCGGGGCGCGAAAAGCGGTCGCGCAGCTGCCTGGAAATCGCGTGCTCACCGGGTTCCTTGCGTGGTTCTTGTGGAGAACGTACTATCTGTTTCGGCTCCCCGGGTTGGATCGGAGGCTGCGCGTCGCGTTCGATTGGACGTTGGACGTGCTCTTCCCGCGCGATATCGCGGAGCTGCGCGTGTACAGCCGCCGCGCGCAGTCGAGTGCGGCGGCTGAGGCAGGCTTGACTCCTCCCGACGAGCCCGCGGTGCGTCTCTAG
- a CDS encoding site-2 protease family protein gives MEPPPPTPPEKPGRKGKAAGGIGAVAATLAALALKFKTIIAVLLQFKWALLLVKVLASSWTIVLTLWLYAVAFGWEFGLMFVLLILAHELGHYVAFRAYGLPVRLPVFVPFLGAFTAGAVPQDPEHSAYIALAGPLVGFGLAAACYAMGVSLHERFWLAAASVGSFLNLFNMIPIVPFDGGRVVFSGRAVRTGARYAIFAWYLAVVAGLAVVMWQTYSALGAYR, from the coding sequence GTGGAGCCTCCGCCGCCAACGCCTCCCGAGAAGCCCGGTCGCAAAGGGAAAGCCGCCGGCGGGATCGGCGCCGTGGCCGCAACGCTTGCCGCGCTCGCGCTAAAGTTCAAAACGATAATCGCGGTGCTCCTCCAGTTCAAGTGGGCGCTGCTGCTCGTCAAAGTCCTCGCATCGAGTTGGACGATCGTGCTCACGCTTTGGCTATATGCGGTCGCATTCGGTTGGGAGTTCGGCCTTATGTTCGTGCTGCTCATCTTGGCGCACGAACTCGGACACTATGTCGCCTTTCGCGCCTACGGGCTACCGGTCCGCCTCCCTGTCTTCGTGCCGTTTCTCGGCGCGTTCACCGCCGGCGCCGTTCCGCAAGATCCGGAGCACAGTGCGTATATCGCACTCGCGGGCCCACTCGTCGGGTTCGGGCTTGCCGCAGCGTGCTATGCGATGGGCGTATCGTTACACGAGCGCTTCTGGCTCGCGGCAGCCTCGGTAGGCTCGTTCTTGAATCTCTTCAATATGATTCCGATCGTGCCGTTCGACGGCGGGCGCGTCGTCTTTTCGGGTCGCGCCGTACGAACCGGGGCGCGTTACGCGATCTTCGCGTGGTACCTCGCCGTCGTCGCGGGGCTCGCCGTCGTCATGTGGCAGACGTATTCGGCTCTCGGCGCGTATCGATAA
- the pcaF gene encoding 3-oxoadipyl-CoA thiolase encodes MNAAFLCDGVRTPIGRYGGVLASVRADDLAAIPIRCLVERNSGVDWEAVDDVYLGCANQAGEDNRNVARMALLLAGLPFGVAGSTVNRLCGSGMDAVAIAARAIAAGEIDLALAGGVESMSRAPFVMPKAASAFSREHEIYDTTIGWRFVNPILKEQYGIDSMPETGENVAAEFRVSREDQDAFAARSHERALAAITSGRMAEEIVPVTVTQKKSMTVVSRDEHPRSDSSREALAKLPTPFRRGGTVTAGNASGVNDGAAALIVASERAVERYGLRPRARVVAAATAGVEPRIMGMGPVAATRRLLARTGRAMRDFDLIELNEAFASQALACLRELGAPDDAAYVNPNGGAIALGHPLGMSGARLALTASVELANGKAKRALCTMCIGVGQGIAMILEAP; translated from the coding sequence ATGAATGCGGCGTTTCTCTGCGACGGCGTGCGTACGCCGATCGGACGGTATGGCGGCGTACTCGCGAGCGTGCGAGCCGACGACTTGGCGGCGATCCCGATTCGTTGCCTCGTCGAACGAAACAGCGGCGTCGATTGGGAGGCCGTCGACGACGTCTACCTCGGCTGCGCGAATCAGGCCGGCGAAGACAATCGCAATGTTGCGCGCATGGCGCTGCTGCTCGCGGGGCTACCGTTCGGCGTTGCAGGCTCGACCGTGAACCGTCTTTGCGGATCGGGGATGGATGCCGTCGCCATCGCCGCACGCGCGATCGCCGCAGGAGAGATCGATCTTGCATTGGCAGGCGGCGTCGAGAGCATGAGCCGTGCGCCGTTCGTCATGCCAAAGGCCGCGAGCGCGTTTTCGCGCGAGCATGAGATCTACGACACGACGATCGGCTGGCGGTTCGTGAACCCAATCCTCAAAGAGCAGTACGGCATCGACAGCATGCCCGAGACCGGCGAGAACGTCGCCGCCGAGTTTCGCGTGAGCCGCGAGGACCAAGATGCATTTGCCGCGCGATCGCACGAGCGCGCTCTCGCGGCGATCACCTCCGGTAGAATGGCGGAAGAGATCGTCCCCGTGACGGTGACGCAGAAGAAATCGATGACGGTCGTCTCGCGCGACGAGCATCCGCGCTCGGATTCCTCGCGCGAGGCGCTCGCCAAACTTCCGACGCCGTTTCGCCGGGGCGGCACGGTGACCGCCGGCAATGCGTCCGGCGTGAACGATGGCGCGGCGGCGTTGATCGTCGCCTCCGAGCGCGCGGTCGAGCGCTACGGGTTGAGGCCGCGAGCGCGCGTCGTCGCCGCTGCAACGGCAGGCGTCGAGCCCCGCATCATGGGCATGGGCCCGGTCGCGGCCACGCGGAGGCTTTTGGCGCGCACCGGCCGTGCGATGCGAGACTTCGATCTCATCGAGCTGAACGAAGCCTTTGCCTCGCAAGCGCTCGCATGCCTACGCGAGCTCGGCGCACCCGACGACGCTGCGTACGTCAACCCGAACGGCGGAGCGATCGCGCTCGGCCATCCGCTCGGCATGAGTGGCGCGCGCCTTGCGCTGACGGCGTCGGTCGAGCTCGCGAACGGGAAAGCCAAGCGCGCGCTCTGCACGATGTGCATCGGGGTCGGGCAGGGAATCGCGATGATTCTCGAAGCTCCGTAG
- the paaI gene encoding hydroxyphenylacetyl-CoA thioesterase PaaI — protein sequence MFERDRASQAAGMRIEAAAPGYARVSMRLVPAMINGHLTAHGGAVFTLADSAFAFACNSRNVLSVAQHCSITYVTPANEGELLIAEARETNLNGRFGIYDVTITAEDGRIVAIFRGHSAAVRGTVVPA from the coding sequence ATGTTCGAACGCGACCGCGCGTCGCAAGCCGCCGGGATGCGCATCGAGGCGGCGGCTCCCGGATACGCGCGGGTGTCGATGCGCCTCGTGCCGGCGATGATCAACGGCCACCTGACCGCGCACGGCGGAGCCGTCTTCACGCTCGCGGACTCTGCCTTTGCGTTTGCGTGCAATTCGCGCAACGTGCTTTCTGTCGCGCAACACTGTTCGATCACGTATGTGACGCCCGCAAACGAAGGCGAGCTGTTGATCGCCGAGGCTCGCGAGACGAATCTCAACGGCCGTTTCGGCATCTACGACGTTACGATTACCGCCGAGGATGGCCGCATCGTCGCGATCTTTCGCGGTCACTCGGCCGCCGTGCGGGGAACGGTCGTTCCGGCATGA
- a CDS encoding enoyl-CoA hydratase-related protein gives MTHDLLVTRDGGVLRMTIDRPEKLNALTRSTIDALRSGFEEAGRDAATRVIVLTGTGRAFCAGQDLGDPSIVPGSDLGEVLERHYNPLVRAMRELEKPVLARVNGIAAGAGANLAFACDIVLAGASATFVESFSRIGLLPDSGGTWMLPRLIGHARAVALAMLGSPLDARQAYEWGAIWKVVPDGELDAACDELAHALSRAPTKALGAIKAAMAASWSQDLGAQLETERNAQRALGATRDFHEGVEAFARKREPSFRGE, from the coding sequence ATGACGCACGACCTGCTCGTGACGCGCGACGGCGGCGTGCTGCGGATGACGATCGATCGCCCGGAGAAGCTCAACGCGTTGACGCGAAGCACGATCGACGCCCTGAGGTCCGGATTCGAAGAAGCCGGACGCGACGCGGCAACCCGCGTCATCGTTTTGACGGGAACCGGCAGAGCCTTCTGCGCCGGTCAGGACCTCGGCGATCCGAGCATCGTCCCAGGGAGCGATTTGGGCGAGGTACTCGAGCGTCATTACAATCCGCTCGTGCGTGCGATGCGCGAGCTCGAGAAACCGGTGCTCGCGCGGGTCAACGGCATTGCGGCCGGCGCGGGCGCGAACCTCGCCTTTGCGTGCGACATCGTCCTTGCGGGGGCGTCGGCCACCTTCGTCGAGTCGTTCTCGCGCATCGGCTTGCTCCCGGATTCCGGTGGCACGTGGATGTTGCCGAGACTCATCGGCCACGCTCGCGCCGTCGCGCTCGCGATGCTGGGATCACCGCTCGACGCGCGGCAGGCCTACGAATGGGGAGCGATTTGGAAGGTCGTCCCCGACGGCGAGCTCGATGCGGCGTGCGACGAGCTGGCGCACGCGCTCTCACGCGCGCCGACGAAAGCGCTCGGCGCGATCAAGGCGGCGATGGCAGCGTCGTGGAGCCAGGATCTTGGCGCGCAGCTCGAAACCGAGCGCAACGCGCAGCGCGCGCTCGGCGCTACGCGCGATTTCCACGAGGGGGTCGAGGCGTTCGCGCGCAAGCGCGAGCCCTCGTTTCGAGGAGAGTGA
- the paaE gene encoding 1,2-phenylacetyl-CoA epoxidase subunit PaaE codes for MKFHALTVREVRKETRDAIAVEFDVPAHLRDEFAFTQGQYLTLRATIDGNEERRSYSICSSPLDGRLRVAIKRVDDGRFSAWAHERLRRGERLDVAPPEGRFFLPLDPSNRGHYVAFAAGSGITPVLSLVETALAIETHSRFTLVYGNRSSSSTMFREELLRLKDRYLERFSLIFVTSREKQEVDLFNGRIDGERARALTERWIDLDDVDAVFLCGPETMMESVGAALADRGFDRSRIILERFTTDGEVRREIRRRGETAQREVLCRVSVTLDGAVRAFDVHKGSESILDAGLRNGIDLPYSCKSGICSSCRAQLTAGEVDMDVHFALEDYEVRSGVVLMCQSHPVTDRVELDVDAIAAQLI; via the coding sequence ATGAAGTTCCATGCGCTGACCGTGCGCGAGGTGCGCAAGGAGACGCGTGACGCGATCGCCGTGGAGTTCGACGTCCCGGCGCATCTTCGCGACGAGTTTGCTTTTACGCAAGGGCAGTATCTCACGTTGCGCGCGACGATCGACGGGAACGAGGAGCGGCGATCCTATTCGATCTGCTCGAGCCCGCTCGACGGGCGGCTGCGCGTTGCGATCAAGCGTGTCGACGACGGGCGTTTCTCTGCATGGGCGCACGAACGCCTCCGCCGGGGCGAACGTCTCGACGTCGCGCCCCCCGAGGGCCGCTTCTTCCTGCCGCTCGATCCGTCCAATCGCGGACACTACGTGGCATTCGCCGCAGGCAGCGGGATCACGCCGGTGCTCTCGCTCGTCGAAACGGCGCTCGCGATCGAGACGCACAGCCGATTCACGCTCGTCTACGGCAATCGCTCGTCGTCGTCAACGATGTTTCGTGAGGAACTCTTACGTCTCAAGGACCGCTACCTCGAGCGCTTCTCGCTGATCTTCGTCACGAGTCGCGAGAAGCAGGAGGTCGATCTCTTCAACGGGCGCATCGACGGCGAGCGAGCGCGCGCGCTCACCGAGCGATGGATCGATCTCGACGACGTCGACGCCGTCTTTCTCTGTGGCCCGGAGACGATGATGGAGAGCGTCGGCGCCGCACTCGCGGATCGTGGATTCGACCGGTCCCGCATCATCCTAGAGCGCTTCACCACCGACGGGGAGGTCCGCCGGGAGATCCGGCGCCGCGGCGAAACGGCACAGCGGGAGGTGCTCTGCCGGGTCAGCGTGACGCTCGACGGAGCGGTGAGGGCGTTCGACGTGCATAAAGGAAGTGAATCGATCCTCGATGCCGGTCTGCGAAACGGAATCGATCTCCCGTATTCGTGCAAGAGCGGTATCTGCTCTTCATGCCGTGCGCAGCTGACGGCGGGAGAGGTCGACATGGACGTGCATTTCGCTCTCGAGGATTACGAGGTACGTAGCGGCGTCGTGCTCATGTGTCAGAGCCACCCGGTAACCGATCGCGTCGAGCTCGACGTCGATGCGATCGCGGCGCAGCTCATATGA
- the paaD gene encoding 1,2-phenylacetyl-CoA epoxidase subunit PaaD yields the protein MVSVETVLRWLDDVADPEIPVLSITDLGIVRGVRYDGEALEVALTPTYSGCPATSVIREDVLRALRQHGVENARVAVQLAPAWTTDWLSERGRERLRAFGIAPPHPALELGPVILGVPCPRCDSDATREQSRFGSTPCKALYRCDACGEPFEYVKPH from the coding sequence ATGGTGAGCGTCGAGACGGTGCTGCGTTGGCTCGACGATGTAGCGGATCCGGAGATCCCCGTGCTCTCCATCACGGATCTCGGCATCGTCCGCGGCGTCCGGTACGACGGCGAGGCGCTCGAGGTCGCGTTGACGCCGACGTACTCAGGCTGCCCTGCGACGAGCGTGATTCGAGAGGACGTGTTACGAGCGCTTCGTCAGCACGGCGTCGAGAACGCGCGCGTCGCCGTGCAACTCGCGCCGGCATGGACGACGGACTGGCTCAGCGAGCGCGGGCGCGAGCGCCTGCGCGCATTCGGTATCGCCCCACCGCATCCGGCGCTGGAACTGGGCCCGGTCATCCTCGGCGTACCTTGCCCTCGTTGCGATTCGGATGCGACGCGCGAGCAGAGCCGTTTCGGCTCCACGCCGTGCAAGGCGCTGTACCGGTGCGATGCGTGCGGCGAGCCTTTCGAGTACGTGAAGCCGCATTAA
- the paaC gene encoding 1,2-phenylacetyl-CoA epoxidase subunit PaaC produces the protein MTTAVSDSRAEYVLRFADSALVLAQRLSAWIGHAPVMEEDVALANVSLDLFGQARLWLAYAGELEGAGRDEDRLAYHRDAREFRNVLLVERPNGDFAVTTVRGYFYDLWAHFALGALARSSDERIAAIAQKTFKENAYHLRRSEDWLVRLGDGTRESRERAQRAANDLWRYTGELFLGDDVDASMHSRAIGFSPEALREPWLERVRESFSSATLDVPADTWMQRGGRQGVHTEALGYLLAEMQVLPRAMPEAIW, from the coding sequence GTGACGACCGCGGTCTCCGATTCTCGCGCAGAGTACGTGCTTCGTTTCGCCGACAGCGCTTTGGTGCTGGCGCAGCGGCTGTCTGCCTGGATCGGACACGCGCCGGTCATGGAAGAAGACGTGGCGCTCGCGAACGTGTCACTCGATCTCTTCGGACAGGCGCGTCTGTGGCTAGCCTACGCCGGCGAGCTCGAGGGTGCGGGTCGCGATGAGGACCGCCTGGCCTACCATCGAGACGCACGCGAGTTTCGCAACGTCCTGCTCGTAGAGCGGCCGAACGGAGATTTTGCCGTGACGACGGTGCGCGGCTACTTCTATGATCTCTGGGCGCACTTCGCGCTCGGCGCGCTCGCACGCTCGAGCGACGAGCGCATCGCTGCGATCGCGCAGAAGACGTTCAAGGAGAACGCCTACCATCTGCGCCGCAGCGAAGACTGGCTAGTGCGCCTCGGCGACGGAACGCGAGAGAGCCGCGAGCGCGCGCAGCGCGCCGCGAACGATCTTTGGCGATACACGGGCGAGCTCTTCCTGGGCGACGACGTCGATGCGTCGATGCACTCGCGCGCTATCGGATTCAGCCCGGAGGCGTTGCGCGAGCCCTGGCTCGAGCGCGTACGGGAGAGCTTCTCCTCGGCGACGCTCGACGTTCCCGCCGATACGTGGATGCAGCGCGGAGGGAGGCAGGGCGTGCATACGGAGGCCCTCGGGTACCTGCTTGCCGAGATGCAAGTCTTGCCGCGTGCGATGCCGGAGGCGATATGGTGA
- the paaB gene encoding 1,2-phenylacetyl-CoA epoxidase subunit PaaB, which produces MSKTWPQWEIFVRSEAGLAHKHVGSLHATDARMALENARDLYTRRNEGVSIWVVRSADVHATDPSEGEAFFEPSEDKRYRHPTFYHVPEGVKHL; this is translated from the coding sequence ATGAGCAAGACGTGGCCGCAGTGGGAGATCTTCGTGCGCAGCGAGGCCGGCCTCGCGCATAAACACGTTGGAAGCCTGCATGCGACCGATGCACGGATGGCGCTCGAGAACGCCCGCGATCTGTATACGCGGCGCAACGAAGGCGTCAGCATCTGGGTGGTCAGGTCCGCCGACGTTCACGCGACCGATCCATCGGAAGGCGAGGCGTTTTTCGAGCCGTCAGAGGACAAGCGCTACCGCCATCCGACCTTCTATCACGTTCCGGAGGGCGTGAAGCACCTGTGA
- the paaA gene encoding 1,2-phenylacetyl-CoA epoxidase subunit PaaA: MSDGIEGKPNAADEREDAFNARLDRSVKIEPPDWMPEAYRKTLVRQISQHAHSEIVGMLPEGNWITRAPSLQRKVILLAKVQDEAGHGLYLYSAAETLGTPRDEMVEALHSGKAKYSSIFNYPTLTWADVGAIGWLVDGAAIINQIPITRCSYGPYARAMVRICKEESFHQRQGFDIMWTLAHGTPAQRAMAQDALDRWWWPAVMMFGPPDAASVHSEQSLRWKIKLFTNDELRQKFVDQTVPQSERLGLTIPDPDLRWNEATQHYEIGAVDWDEFYRVIRGDGPCNRERLQARIDAWEDGAWVRDAAAEHARKAEARSAA, encoded by the coding sequence ATGAGCGACGGCATCGAGGGGAAGCCGAACGCAGCCGACGAGCGCGAGGACGCATTCAACGCGCGTCTCGATCGATCGGTGAAGATCGAACCGCCGGATTGGATGCCGGAGGCGTACCGCAAGACGCTGGTGCGCCAGATCTCGCAGCATGCCCACTCGGAGATCGTCGGCATGCTGCCCGAAGGAAACTGGATCACGCGCGCGCCGTCGTTGCAGCGCAAAGTGATCTTGCTTGCAAAAGTGCAAGACGAGGCAGGACACGGGCTGTACCTCTACAGCGCTGCGGAAACGCTCGGCACGCCACGCGACGAGATGGTGGAAGCGCTTCACTCGGGCAAAGCAAAGTATTCAAGCATCTTCAACTACCCGACGCTGACATGGGCGGACGTCGGTGCCATCGGATGGCTGGTCGACGGTGCGGCGATCATCAATCAAATTCCCATTACGCGTTGCTCGTACGGCCCCTACGCGCGAGCGATGGTACGCATCTGCAAAGAGGAGAGTTTCCACCAGCGTCAAGGCTTCGATATCATGTGGACGCTCGCGCACGGTACGCCCGCGCAACGAGCCATGGCGCAGGACGCCCTGGATCGGTGGTGGTGGCCGGCGGTGATGATGTTCGGTCCTCCGGACGCGGCGTCGGTGCACAGCGAACAGTCGCTGCGATGGAAGATCAAGCTCTTCACGAACGACGAGCTGCGCCAGAAGTTTGTCGATCAGACGGTTCCACAGTCCGAGCGTCTCGGTCTGACGATTCCCGACCCGGATCTTCGCTGGAACGAGGCCACGCAGCATTACGAGATCGGCGCGGTCGATTGGGACGAGTTCTATCGCGTGATTCGTGGCGACGGCCCGTGCAATCGCGAGCGTCTGCAGGCACGGATCGACGCATGGGAAGACGGCGCGTGGGTGCGCGATGCCGCCGCCGAGCACGCACGCAAGGCCGAAGCGAGGAGCGCTGCATGA